A genomic segment from Streptomyces antibioticus encodes:
- the glpX gene encoding class II fructose-bisphosphatase produces the protein MTEHHHLPSELDVPSEAPDRNLALELVRVTEAAAMAAGRWVGRGEKNGADGAAVRAMRTLVSTVSMNGVVVIGEGEKDEAPMLYNGERVGDGTGPEVDIAVDPIDGTTLTAKGMPNAIAVLAATERGAMFDPSAVFYMDKLVTGPEAAEFVDIDAPVEVNIRRVAKAKRVTPEDVTVVILDRPRHQGLIEEIRATGARIKLISDGDVAGSILALREGTGIDLLLGVGGTPEGIISACAVKCLGGTIQGKLWPKDDEERQRAIDAGHDLNRVLTTEDLVQGENVFFVATGITDGELLRGVRYRSETATTDSIVMRSKSGTVRRIDSEHRLSKLRAYSAIDFDRAK, from the coding sequence ATGACCGAGCATCATCATTTGCCGTCCGAACTCGATGTCCCGTCCGAGGCCCCCGACCGCAACCTCGCCCTGGAACTGGTCCGTGTGACCGAAGCCGCCGCGATGGCCGCAGGCCGCTGGGTGGGGCGCGGCGAGAAGAACGGCGCCGACGGTGCCGCGGTGCGCGCCATGCGGACCCTCGTCTCGACCGTCTCGATGAACGGCGTGGTCGTCATCGGCGAGGGCGAGAAGGACGAGGCGCCGATGCTCTACAACGGCGAGCGGGTCGGCGACGGCACCGGTCCCGAGGTCGACATCGCCGTGGACCCGATCGACGGCACCACGCTGACGGCCAAGGGCATGCCGAACGCGATCGCCGTCCTCGCGGCGACCGAGCGGGGCGCCATGTTCGACCCGTCGGCCGTCTTCTACATGGACAAGCTCGTCACCGGCCCCGAGGCCGCCGAGTTCGTCGACATCGACGCGCCCGTCGAGGTCAACATCCGCCGGGTCGCCAAGGCCAAGCGGGTCACGCCGGAGGACGTCACCGTCGTCATCCTGGACCGGCCGCGTCACCAGGGCCTGATCGAGGAGATCCGGGCGACCGGGGCGCGCATCAAGCTGATCTCGGACGGCGATGTGGCCGGCTCGATCCTGGCGCTGCGCGAGGGCACCGGCATCGACCTGCTGCTCGGCGTGGGCGGGACGCCCGAGGGCATCATCTCGGCCTGCGCGGTGAAGTGTCTGGGCGGCACCATCCAGGGCAAGCTGTGGCCCAAGGACGACGAGGAGCGGCAGCGGGCGATCGACGCGGGCCACGACCTGAACCGGGTGCTGACCACCGAGGACCTGGTCCAGGGCGAGAACGTGTTCTTCGTCGCGACCGGCATCACCGACGGTGAGCTGCTGCGCGGGGTGCGGTACCGGTCGGAGACGGCGACCACCGACTCGATCGTGATGCGGTCGAAGTCGGGGACGGTCCGCCGGATCGACTCCGAGCACCGGCTGAGCAAGCTGCGGGCGTACAGCGCGATCGACTTCGACCGCGCGAAGTAG
- a CDS encoding DUF4245 domain-containing protein, which yields MAGSNGKQKSARDMILSLGLIIIAAWVIYLFVPHDDRAPDIQRVDYRVELLTARRAASYPVAAPEGLPETWKATSVRFDGADSDAWHLGFHAPDGEYVTIEQSTQKRARFIDEASQGSTATKATDEIDGRTWTRYTGGRYDALVLEDTDGSTTVVAGTASFERLLEMAKALKTA from the coding sequence GTGGCAGGTTCGAACGGCAAGCAGAAGTCGGCCCGGGACATGATCCTCTCCCTGGGTCTCATCATCATCGCGGCGTGGGTGATCTACCTGTTCGTCCCGCACGACGATCGCGCTCCCGACATCCAGCGGGTCGACTACCGCGTCGAACTGCTCACGGCGCGCCGCGCGGCGTCGTACCCGGTGGCCGCGCCCGAGGGCCTGCCCGAGACCTGGAAGGCGACGTCCGTCCGTTTCGACGGCGCCGACTCCGACGCCTGGCACCTCGGCTTCCACGCCCCCGACGGGGAGTACGTGACGATCGAGCAGTCCACTCAGAAGCGCGCCCGGTTCATCGACGAGGCCAGCCAGGGCTCCACGGCGACCAAGGCCACCGACGAGATCGACGGCCGCACCTGGACCCGCTACACCGGCGGCCGCTACGACGCGCTCGTCCTGGAGGACACCGACGGCTCCACGACGGTCGTGGCGGGCACGGCGTCCTTCGAACGGCTGCTGGAGATGGCGAAGGCCCTGAAGACGGCGTGA